Part of the Sorghum bicolor cultivar BTx623 chromosome 1, Sorghum_bicolor_NCBIv3, whole genome shotgun sequence genome, TTGCCATCATTGTTGTTAGAACAAATTAACTATCCATAACATAGAATAGAAACTGGTGAGCATTTTATCATCATATGGAGCAAACCCTAAACCCCAAACCCACCCACTGAGCATTTGAAATAATAGTCCAATTTTATTTGATACCTTAACATCCATGCATTTGAAATAATAGAGACTGAACTTTTGGAAAAATACAACTAGATTATTCAGTAACAATAAAGTAACAACAGAAGGAAAGCAAGGTGAAATCACATCTGAGACCACAAAAAAGGTCAATGTCATCAAATAGAATAGAAAACTGGAGTACATCTGCACATTAGTTTTGCTGATCGTAATGTCAAATTACTAATTCCAGAAAATTAGAAATAAGTAGGTACAGTTCTAGTATCCGTACAACACTCAAATGAAATAGAACTATCCAGGAAGCTTTATATATCCACAGCAACTAGCCAGCTACATATTCAACACAACTGGTGTGTAAAAGAAAACATGTTGCACATAATCTCTTAAAACTCAAAATAGATCATGGCAATCTCTTTAAAAACTAAAATGAGGTGATGGTCACATATTTGCATGTCACAAAAAAATGTAGATTGCAAAGCTCAAGGAGAGCTGCCAAGCCATCAGATGATATACTCTTGGTTATCAGAAAACCTTTACGTAAGAGGTTGTGCTTTTGTGAAAACAAATACTCCCCCACCACCAACTGAACGACCCAGGAGCATATCACGATCAAGGTAAGAAAGATAATATAGTCCTCCAGGTGATCGTCTGACATTTAATTCAGTTTAGTAAATACAAAAGACAGGGAACACGGAACGAGGAAACTTAAGCAGTGTGGAAAATTACCTTTCAGGACCACCAACAGGAACTTGAGCTCGAAAGGTTTTAAGGAACTGCAATATCTGCACAAACAAATTCACTACATTGAAATCTGAAACACTTGTCCTATGTTAGATGATAAAGATCAAAGAAATACAACAAACATTGCAAAATTGCAAATGTTAATCATAAATATAATATTTTTCACTTTATATCTCCTTTTTGGCTGTAGACAACAAAAGTTATGACAGGTGGCATGGTACGGAAACTAGCAGCTCTTGAAAGTTGAAACTAACAGAATTCAGAACAATATTATGGAACACACGAAATGTATACCGACGCACATATTTGTCAATGACCaagaaagaataaataagatttTGTTAAATCAAGGATAATATGCAAGTCAACAATCAATTATTTGATATAACCTGGCAGGCTGGCATATACCTGAAGGCTCAAAAATGACCGAGGAAGTATAGCAGGAGCTATTAATGCCTGCAGTTGCTCACTAATCTTGATATTTTCAACAGCGACCTGTTACATGATGGATTGTAAGTTCTAGCAACTAACACTcaaaaccaaggtcacaaaagAAGGCAAGATCGCTGTTGTTcaagaaggctaaagagttgAAACAATGACTTTGGGTCAGAAGTTAAGTGTCAAATGTTTAAGCATAGTACAGAGAAAGCAATAGCCACATCTAGATCAGCCATGGCTCAGAGCTCCTGAAAGGATTAATGGCCAAAGAAAACTAAAGACAAAAAATGATAacgcaagaacaatgctttaaAGAGTTTAGGTTAAGACAGTGGAAGATATAACCAAAAAAGGGAAGAAAATTCCAATATTGCACTTGTATGAATCATCAAGTCAGTCCCAGAAAAAAAATCTGGTTATATAGCATCATCTTGCATGTGAATTGAATCATGGTCATGGAGAATGCTAACTTATAATGTAGCTTAATCATTGATACAAGAGTCCTATATAACAAGCAAATACATCATTTCTCATGATGTTCTTCTTACAATGGAAATTGAATGTTTCATCATGAAATTAGCAACTCTTCGCTTTGCATTTTTTAATAAAGTAATCATATTTAGCTATTCTTGAAAAGGAATATTACCTCCTCAAATTGAAGAAAGATATTGCGTTTAGACAGGACAACAAACTTCGCAGAGACCATCAGTGTTGCACCTTCTTGCTCCTATAGAGATCGCTAAAAGAATCAAACATGAAAGAACTGAAAACATGAGGGCCAAAGGCTGAATAATAAATTTGGTACATCATAGCATGCAGAATATGAAGGTAAGCTTAGAAGATGTGAAATATGTCAAAGTAACAAGTTAATTTCTTCTATGTATGAAATACAGTTATGATGTACTTTAAAACATGAAAACTAGCTAGATTCTGAAAGAAAAATTGACCTTGTCAATGAAAATATGAAACTGGTGAGCATTTTATCATCATATGGAGCAAAAAGCACACCTCCAACTATCATACTCTTTATATATTCCAAGTCCATGCATTTAAGTACATCAGCAGCTGTGCTGTCAAGGTAAAGAAGATACTCCATTTATATGGAGGTCACTCTTTCTATTTTTAATTAAATGTAAGTGTTCAAGGTGTAGCTGGAATAATCAAGCATGTCAAGTTGTTCGGCTCAATATAAAAGCACAGTTAAAAAGGGAAGCATTTTTTGGATGTGGTCTGTGCAAAGCAAATAGTAACATTCATACTGCAGAAAAATACAGTAGTTGCAATTCAAGCAGCTCTAATATTATTTGAGATCAACAGAATGCCAGCTATCGGCAACCGGGGAATACTCAGCTGCATCACGTATCAAGCTCAATTCATTGGCTGTACCCAAGCACTGGAAATCTGCTCAATCTGGCAAACCTGGGCTCTACCCAAGTGCAAATTCTACGCTTGGCTCATTATCCAAAATTGCATTTGGACTTAGGACAGATTGGTGCAGCACTGCTAGTCAATGTGGCCTATCAGCAGGCAGACATCTAAATAAAACCGCACATCATCTTGTGACCGAATGCAGGTACACCAAAAGGGTCTGGTGCCTTGCAGCCTCCTGGAAGGCCCAACCGAACCTGAAATCAGAAAAATGACAAGCGAGCTATTCGGCGCTCGATTGGTGGAGAAAGATTACCAACACAATTTACATCCCTCGAGAAGCGATCAGGAGCCTGACCTTCTTATTAATATGAGAGAAATGGAAGGAAAAAAAATGAGAGAGTATTCAGGCATTGGGGAACTGAACACCCCCAAGAGGAACAACGGCCATAGAATGGTTACCTCCAGCAAGTTCTCGATGCTCCACCTTACAACATTCCGCACAGTTCCACCATCTGATCGATCTTTGCACTCAAATTTCTGATATATTTGCCCCACCTGCATATATCCACAAAACACCACCCTGGTCACAAGGCTCCAACCCTTCTCCCTAAATTTCTCAAATACAGTTGCTCAAACACAGCCGTGATAAACAGTAAGAGGAAAATGAACTATCTATACAGAGAAAGCATCTTGTTGACGTACGAGAAGCTAAACACTTATTATCTCAAATGCTTCAAGTGCTCAACCTAGCGAGAGACGTATAACAAACGTGTATTGCACTTTTTAGCAATAATTCTCAGCATCAAACATTTAAAAACGTGCTCAACCTAACGAGAGACGATAAACATAACGAACGTGTATTGCACTTTTTAGCAATAATTCTCAGTATCAAACATTTAAAAACGTGGAAGTTGGCAATTTACTGACATTTTCAGTCGATCTCAAATGTGCTGGCATCTGTAATTGATTGCTAGGTGGTGGCTTTAAGTAGGTATCCAATTGCAACGACGAATTAGGACAGATCGCTGAACACACGTTGTTTAACCTGCAGGGGTGGAAGCCTCTCGGCCGCCTCGAACAGCACAAGCACGTCTGACGCCGATGTGTAACACAGCCTCCAGGTGCCATCGAGCGCCGCGAGATCTAGCGGCGTCCCCTTCCCCGCACCACGCTCCTCCACGGCCACCTGCACATGACACACAAAATCAATCAAACCCAGCACAGCGTCACAAACGCCGCCGGGTTGCGTGAGTGCAAATTGTTAGAGATAGAGAGCGGCCGATTAGGCCTCGTACGTACGACGGCCTCCTCGATGGCAGCGCGTTGGTCGGGCCCCGCCGCGAATCCGCGCCGCGTTTCCTGAACCGCGCGCAGCAGCTCGTGCTTCCTCCGCTCCGTGTCCGCCTGCGAGACCATAGCGTCGCCGTCAGAAGGTGTCGGGTTTTCGTAAGGAGGGGAGGAGCTCGTGGAGTACGTACGGTGGTGGGCGACGAAGCGAGTGGAGCcgtggcggccgccgccgcggcgacgAGTCTCCGGCAGAGACGGGGCTCCCGCAGAGGGCGCGAGCGGAGGCGGTAGGCACAGGGCGGAGACAGCACATGCGGTGGCGTGGTCGGGAGGCGGCGGAGGGAAGAAGGGGCGGCGAGCGCCATTGCTCCGCGTCCGCCGGTCCGCGTTGCTCCTCCGTGCGAGTGGATTGAGCTACAGGAGGATTCTAGGAAGCGTGGCACGGGCGCGCGGCAGGGGCACAGCCGCGGATTGCCCCTTTGCCCCTCGCCTTCCTGACATCCTTCATCTGCGTTCGCTTCACTGAGCGCGTGGTGCGCCGTGCGCCGAGCGGCCGGCGGCGCTTACACGGGCCGGGCCGTTCGCTTCACTGATGTCAGTTTCAAGAAAATTACTGTATTTTgctatttagaaaaaaaactatATCCTTCCGTATTAACACCAACAAAGCTTTtagtgaaaaaaaaatattccaaTAATTCTTCAATTAGATCTCAAATATTaacaaattttatttagagtttCTTGATAGCTGAAGTTGAAAAGCGGAAATGGCTTTCGAGAGAGTGCGCATAACATAAAGAAAAATTGTTGGATGAAAAGATATAAAgaatatttttaaaataaataactctccaaatgaaaataaaagtaGGTAATACAGAGCTTAAGAAAGATTTTTATTAAGaaagatttttatttttaacaTTGAACAGGAGAGGCATCCCCCTGCTGGTAATTTattaaaatgaaaataaaagtaGGTAATACAGAGCTAAGAAAAGAAAGGATAGGGGGGAAAGGAATTAAGAAAGATTGTTTGAGATATTCAATTATTACATAGCTATAAACATATGCTATATGTAGATAAATAGAAACAGCTTTGTATAAAAAACAAAACTATTTATAATTTGAGACAGAGAAAATACTCTAGAAAATATCTAGTATAACATTAACTCAAATTTTGCTAAATTTGTTTTTGGTTTTGGAAAAAGTTCCGCGCGATCGTGCCCAGACAGACGCGAGTGTCCAGGTGCGGTGCGGCCGTGCGGGGCGTGCGGCGGAAAGCTGGActgctgcagcctgcaggcaAATAGGCAATGCCGCCGCCGGCCCGCAGAGTGATCGTGATTCGTGAACAGCTTCTAAAATGGACCAGGCCGAAAGCCCATGGGAATTTGGGCCTTTTGGAGGTTACACCACAAGTCCACAACCACACAAGATGGGGAATAATCCCTAATCCCTTGTCAAGCCTTCGTTTCTACACGTTTGAGTAATTTTCACCATCTCTCTCGTATTACATCTCCTATAAATAATTTAGGATTTAGAATATTAGAGCACTGCTATATCATATCATATTCATATTAACTAAAACATGTCTCCTATACttttttagagaagagaggattaAGAGCTCTTGAAAATTATAGGTATAGATGATGAGATAGGAGATCTGCTGTACCACTTTCATCTCCTAGAATGCTAGTACTTTTTAAGTATATAGGAGAGATGCTCTTAGGACATACAAAAATCAACATGACAAAAGAAAGCCCTAGATTATACTGACCATTTTCTCAGGATGCATAGAAGAAATGGACCAGGATGCATAACATTTTTTCTTACAGACAGACGAGGTGGGGTACCAACAAAACTTCATGCGAAAGAAAAGCATCCACTACTTTGGTAACAGTTGTCAAGTACTACAATCATTACAAGGTATCCAGCATGCTTGGGGTGAAGGCAAGATTGACACAGAAGGATTCGCCTTTAGTCCAAGACCTTAGAAAGATTTCTTCAAACTGCAGGTGGAAGCTGTTCAAACTGCAGCTTGCCAGCTTCATGGAAGCTGATCTTGCTGCTCTTCAATCTGCCATATTGAAAAAGTTGTAAACTGCGGTATCTCAGTTTGATGTTATTGTGTCTGGCTCAGTCCTTATAGCAAAGTGGTAGCATCAAACTTCTCTTCCACCAATTTATGTTCTGCATGACATACAGAACAAATATAATTGTCAAGAAGGGGACCTGAACATCACCCATTAAGTGGGAAAAGAAATGCTCTGGATGTAACAACCCTAAACAAGACTGTGCGGAAAATCTCAAGGTGCAAAAATGCATTATGTTGGCATACCAGAACAGAATGAGCAAAGAAGAACTACCTCTCCTCACTCAGTCTATAGAGCAAGAACATCATCTGTTTTACATGAGCAAAGAGACTGCCTCGATTTATGGCTATTTCGAGTAACAGAGGTTGTGGCATGACAGCAAAAGAAACTAACTTCCCGACATGCTGACATGGACCTGAAAATATCATCGATAACTGTCAGGTTTTCCTGTAATCATCTAGTATGCAACATGCTCTTATAttttcacttaatatgcaaCATGCTCATAATCAGATGCATACAAGAGGAAGAGGTTCATGTATCAACTATCACCTGCAAAGCAATAGTAATCATGTTCCGACCTGCTCATAATATGCAACATGCTCACTTAATATGCAACATGTTCACTTATATGCAACATGCTCATAAATCATAATCATGTTGCGGCACTGCTACATATGGCTAATCAGTTACCTGGAAAGCATGCTGCTCAGCTGCAGCTAAACAGTTCTCCACAGCAAGGAATGAGAAGGGACTCCATGATTAGTTTCTTGCCATCCGACGATGAAAATAGAATCAGTGATGTTCACctgcaaaacaaaacaaaacaaaacaaagcaaattaattaacaaatgaAATTAAGTGAGCAATATAATTATACAAAAAGAACAAAACATTTCCCAAAAACGATTAGAACCTGGATGGTCCTGCATACAACAAATGTTAAGGGGAAAAACAAGACAAAAAAGAACATGAGGAAAACATTAAGCGTTAGAAACATAACCTGTAAAAAAGAGTTAAGCAACAGATAGAATTGAGCTATATGAGAACAAACCGTAAATGATTCAAGCTTGATTAGGAACTTGTCAAGCAAAACACTAGTAACAGCTGTACAAAAACTTCAGTCAGCAAAGGCAAGTCAGTTCCCTGTGCCTGGATTACAGGACCAAAGAATCCTTCACATATTTACATTGACAGACACATGTACACCACTCAATTATATTAAATCGCATTCAAGAATCGAAATTAGAAAGAAAATTAGTTGAACATAAAGTAAAACACACAAAATAACTAAATCGGAAgtgtgaaaaaaaaagtgaaacaGCGAATGATTGTATCAAAGTACCACTAAATCAGAATAGGCGCTCAATCAAAGTTCACGAGTTACAACAAGGTCCCATGAAACAGAATAGATACTACATAGACATTTATTCGGTGCATCTAAGGAGTCTCATATCCCTTCATATAAGTCTACAAAGAAGGAAGCTCTTATAGTTCCATCCTGTAATCGAAGGGAAAGGGGGTAGATAGAACGGAATTAGGTGGCTGGCCGAAGAAAAGGAAGTCTCATTAACTCTAGCTCAGGTCCATGCCATCTCCAACCTGGCTCGGGATTGGAGACACAGCAGAGTAGGACCTCTCGaagggggaaggatgcagctgtGCACCACGCCTGCGCTTAAAGGAACAGCCTTCATTGCTGTCCACTTCATGCTTCCTGCGGATACCCCTCActgcttgctgctccaatggagaGAGCGGAAAAAACTGTCCACTCACTCGGCAGAGCGAGTTATGGTTGTCATAGAGGATCCTCTGGTTACAGTTTTTGTCGCAGATGTGAGTGGTTCCAGTGAGTTTGCAACGGTACATGTTCCCAAAAATGTGCTCGTTCTGGCACCTCTTGTCACACTTGTGACTAGGGTTTGACCCTTCTGTGTTAAGGATTGCAGACAAGAAAATCACATTGCTGGGCTCAGCAATCACAGATTTGCCAAATACCTCCATTGCACTGCCGCAAGAAAACTCTTCACAGGCCCCTTTCACTTTCTGAGGACAGAATTTTCTGCAACCCAAAACAAAAATTTGCTTCAGAGTTCTGTTTGGGAGCTAGTGAAATGACCACAATGTGCTATTTCTTTATGCTACTGCTGAGCCAACTCATCTGAGTAATATGTGGAAGAAAGGTAGACCACTGTGCATTGGCAATTGTTATGATAAGAACGGATTAACCAACAGTGCGGTAATCTAGCATATataattacaaataaactataGCACAATGATTTCGCGCCAACTTTACCCAATTGCCCACGTCATGAATCTGTAAAAAGTTCACTCAGGCGCCTGACAAAAGTTCACTCATCTGTAAAACATGACAATCCACTGAATTTCATGCAGTTTGGTCAACTCTGTAAAAGTTCGTGGTACCAAACCCAAATCTGAGTCGCGGATGATACAGCTGGCATTGAAACCTTGGACGATTTTAAAATTATCCAAGTAGATACATAGAATCTCGCAGAcacaaacaaaaacaaaaaggaCCTTGACAAGTCAGCACGCATCCCTTTCAACGATGTAGGTGAACCAGAAACCATCCTCACCAAAAATAAAACAAACGTGGACCCAGAAACCTAACTGCCCCACTCCTCTCATCCCTTCCACCACTGCAATTTTACTAGATCTGAACGGTAAAACCCTCCCCAACCGACAACCACCCCCCATCATCCGCAATAAATTCAAAATAATTCCTCATACAGCCTTGTCTCGGCGTCCAAATCCAGGATAAACGCGACCGAACGATTCAGACTAACACCACCTAAAACCAAAATCAAGACGGGAAAAAGCTTCTGTCGAGTAAAAGCGATGGAACTTACCAGCAAAGGTTGAAGGCGCAAGCCGAGGCAGGAAAGGGGTGGGAAGAAACCGCAGGAGACGACGCGTAGGGCTTGGCCcccccttctctctctccctccctcccttcctcttcgctttctctctctctctctctacgcCCGTGAAACGCGACCCACGCAGCTAGCAACAACGGCCGGGGAGGAGGAAGGCGCCTGATTTATAGGATCTTTGGCCTTGGCCAAATGACCGGAATGCCCACACATGGGGCGAGCGGCTGGGAGATGTCGACACGAAGCTCAGTCGCAAGTGCAAGCGCAGTGTCCCTGGCTCCCTGCACCAGCGGCGGCTCAGATTGGCTCGGCTCACGGCTCGATCAGTGGGCCCGACCTCCGATAGTTTATCCATACCAGACATTATTAGACATCGCCTCGTCTTTTCTTATAGGATCATGGCGTggtggaaaaagtctacataactccGACTATTTTATCTTCTAAACTATAAAATCAGATATTTTAtttctgaactttcaaaaccgatcaAATAACCCTCTCGAGTAGTTTTGAAGGGtgcttttgtctttttcttttttagtttttcgctgaatctttaaaaagtcataataaatcacataaacaattataaaatgaaaaactcaattttgttggactcgtgatgagtagatctacacagtaaatatatagtatggtatactttagtataaagtttttacgatagctttaaatctatgttttcctataattaattcaaataattcatatatatagtttctatggttcaattgtggtaaaaatTTTATGATGAGCTCACTATTGTATtcctgaactatggtaaaagttttgTACCCACTGGATTACATATAACTTAGTcatagataaagcatagatttaacaagaataaagctaaataaacctataactaagttatacgtgatccaataggtataaaatttttatcatagttcaagcatataatAATGAGCCAGCCATAAAAATTtaaccacaattggaccataggaactacatatatgaattattcaaattaattacataaaaacatagatttaaaagtACAGCAAAATTTTTGTACTAAAATATATCATACCATAacatatattcactgtgtagatctactcatcagggcactcacaatgcaagactctatcacagagtctaagacaattaattacatattatttatggtattttgctgatgtgacaacatatttattgaagaaagaggtagaaaaaataagactccaagtcttatttagactctaagtccacattgttcgaggtaataaataactttggactctatgatagagtctgcattgtgagtgccctcaaGAGtccaataaaaataaatttttcattttatgatttttctgtgatttattataattttttaaagatttagcgaaaaaaaataaaaataaaaaaagacaaaaccaccctctaaaaccactcgagggagttatttgaccggttttgaaaattTAAAGGGTAGAATATTTGATTTTATAGTTTGGAGAGAGTGAAGCAGTCCATCCTAAATAGTTTAATAGTTTAAGGGTTTTACTAGACTTTTTCCTCACCTCGTCGTTGGTGTCTCCGGAAGTTTAGGAAGGCCGAGCTAAGAGCAGGTTGTTCCGTCATTTCGTGGCAATCACATGACAAATGGACTTTGTTGATGCGTCCGTGATTGAATATAATTATAGGATATAAGTGCTGGTCAAAGTAGTtcaaatttgattaaatttataatAACTATTATAAGAATTTTTTTactttaaatatttttttataaaaatatattctataataaatataaggtatttattttgtatcatgagtgtttatatttttttatataaatttagtcaaagtttaatGTCTTGACTTCTCGAAAAACGAGAATTGTATTCTTTTGTggagagagagtagaatagtTTAACCAACAATGATTGCAGCACGTGCACACTTATCTTTGTTCcatattataagatgttttgacttttttaatatatagTTTTTGCTATTCATTTAGATATAACagcatatataaatatatagtaaaagttaatatatctagaaaaataaaaatatcttATCGATTGAAATAGCGGAAGTAGCCAGTATCGACAAAACATGCTTATCTTTATACTTGCCTCCCATATACGTTATTACGAGGCTATATGAAATTACCAATGAGCAGTAGTATTAGGTATATAATGAAGTACATACACATGTAGGTCTGTTTGGCAGCCTCTAACTTCTCCTGATTCTCTATGGCTAATTTAATGTTCTTCGAGATAGGCGATTTATGGCTAAAAGTACTTTTTGTTAGTTTTTAGACTAAATTCCAACATAGAAAGTGAGTGCGTGTGGAGTGAATTAGGAGAAACTTTTTTTTACTCCTAACCTTCTAGTCCTATTCATTCCGTAGAATCACTTCATACAAATAGCATAGAATCACTTCTTTAAGAAGAACTATTTGTTAGAGTTTCCACTACATTCAACTTAGAAATTGCTCATAAAGATATATCAAAAAGGCCCTAACTAATGTCCACTTTTCCTTGTATCAAGATTTAGCACAAGATGCGCAACAAACCAGGGGCGAACCAAGCCTTAGCTCTGCTAGGCCTAGGACTACCCTGATTTTTCTGATTTTAGCCAAAATTGTTAGTTCTAGTTAAATTTAGAAAGTCCAAACTAAAAAGGTCCAACATTCTTAAGTACTTCAGTCTTCAGGTCATCCCTTCACTTGGATGTTGCTCGCGCTTGGTATTCACTAGGTCTAGATTATATCTTGGATTATAGCATACTCCGTATTGAATAGAGATATTTTTGTCAGGCATACCTTGAGTTCAAATCCTAGCTCAGTCACCATAGCAAACCAATCTACTAGCACCGTACCTTCCCACTTGATGCTGGCCCGCTTATATCTCAATTCACCTATATGGCTATATCTTAATTCTTGATCAATCCGTCACTTTCATTTGGCTCACGAGCATGAAAGCCACAGTCCTTTCATTAATCCTCTCCCAAACTCTTGATTCCCCCAAACTGAAGAGGCCAAAAGCCAAGAAGAGCTAGCGGTGAGGCAAGAAGCTAGTCAATGAGCAAGACAATAATAATCGGTGGTGAATTTTTTGAATAATActattttaataaataagtacATAATTAGGTGTTACTCCAAAAATATTATAATGTCAGTAGTTCAATTGCTGATAGGCCATTTATTGACTTTTGAATTGTCCTTAAACCTACATGGCAGTGTGGCCAGCTGAGAGCCTATTGGCAAAACTGGCAATCTAGAAGCCAATTAGTGTTACCAGTGTTTAGAAATAACGACAAGGCTATCGGCTAATGGGATGCCAACTTATCTATTGGTTTttttgccaatagatctgtcaaAGTTACTAATGGCGATAAACATATCAACATTCTTGTTATATATTATCATCTGTCAACATTCTTGTTGCTGATAggtccctatttttatatttttattaataaTTATATAAGAAATTATGGATCTTTTTCTAACAAtagagatatttatgctaaatttcatatatatttttattaaccCTATATATTTAGCTATGATAAATTTCATATCTATTTCATAACTATCTTTATAATACTGTTTTTCGAATAAGTTTCTACTAAATTAGATTATTTTTACATACCTAATTATACAAGGAAAAAGTCTATTTAACCCCTGAAGTATTAGAGCTGGATAACATAATACCCTCAAGTACAAAACTGGATGTTTAACACATTAAAATTTCGTCTGCAGTCTAATTTACCCCCTAGGCGGTATTGTAGGGTGGTTTTGGGTGATGTGGCGTCCAGCGTGGATGCCGTGGCCACGGTGGCGACTGGCCCCACATGTCAGGGGTCACCCAGACAAATACACCTCACTTTCTCCCatctctgtctctctctccGGACGCGCAGCTGGACTCCGCGTCGCACCCGTGAGGTTAGGGTTTCGTCGGCGCAGCTGCGGTGGTGGAGTTGCAGCTTCTCGGGTAGGTGGGAATGGCGGAATCAAGCGGGTGGACCATCGGCGTTGGTGGAGCAGAAGCGTCTCAGGGGTCAGCTTCATCGGGGCAAGGTGGTGGCGCCGGCGTGGAGGTTCGAGGTTCGCCTGTTCTCTACCGCATTGGCCCTCTTGCTTACGCCCCCCTGTGTTCTGCAAGTGCGACATGAAGACGCCAAGGTGGATTTCATGGAGTGTTGACAACCCCGGCCGTAGGTACTACAGGTGTCCGAGGGCTCTTGTAAGTTAGGTCTCTGTTTGATGGATTGGGAATTGTTGTATATCGTAGATGTTTACTGCTTTTTGTCACTGAATTTGTGGTTGCAGACGGCCCAAGATTGTAACTTTTTTGAGTGGGTCGATCCACCCATTTCGAAGTGGTATAAGGAGCTTTTGTTGGACTTGAAGAGTGTGGTGGAGAAGCTGAAGAAAAACAGGGGACATGCTGTTGTGGATGAAGGTAGGGAACAACATTTTGAAGAGCTTCAGCAGGTGAACCAATCCTTGCCAAGGCAGCTGGTCATAATGGATGCACAGATGGGAGTGAAGGACACTGAGATGGTCAAGAAAGATGAGTTGCTGCTCAATAAGGATGAGGAATTGCAGAAGAAAGTTCAGGAGCTGCAAGCCAAGCAGAAAGAGTTGGAGGAACTGAAATTGAAGATGCAGGGGAGGACCAAAGGATGTAGTAATTTCTGTGGTTTTATTTGTGTCTTTGTAGTGGGCATTGTGTTTGCCATGTTCTTCAATGGTATAGGTAAGCAGGATGTTTGATTAGTGGTAGAGCAATCCATGTTGGCAATGTAAACAATGGTAGTACTTA contains:
- the LOC8065866 gene encoding probable plastid-lipid-associated protein 10, chloroplastic — protein: MALAAPSSLRRLPTTPPHVLSPPCAYRLRSRPLREPRLCRRLVAAAAAATAPLASSPTTADTERRKHELLRAVQETRRGFAAGPDQRAAIEEAVVAVEERGAGKGTPLDLAALDGTWRLCYTSASDVLVLFEAAERLPPLQVGQIYQKFECKDRSDGGTVRNVVRWSIENLLEEQEGATLMVSAKFVVLSKRNIFLQFEEVAVENIKISEQLQALIAPAILPRSFLSLQILQFLKTFRAQVPVGGPERRSPGGLYYLSYLDRDMLLGRSVGGGGVFVFTKAQPLT
- the LOC8065181 gene encoding uncharacterized protein LOC8065181; the protein is MEVFGKSVIAEPSNVIFLSAILNTEGSNPSHKCDKRCQNEHIFGNMYRCKLTGTTHICDKNCNQRILYDNHNSLCRVSGQFFPLSPLEQQAVRGIRRKHEVDSNEGCSFKRRRGAQLHPSPFERSYSAVSPIPSQVGDGMDLS